Proteins encoded by one window of Chryseobacterium sp. POL2:
- a CDS encoding C4-dicarboxylate ABC transporter codes for MMFNWLSVVTGFFYAVLGVVVIIYKFFVVPIEPNLAYPLGALLVAYGIFRIFRAIKKIRESRYEE; via the coding sequence ATGATGTTTAATTGGTTATCAGTGGTTACCGGATTCTTTTATGCCGTTTTAGGTGTTGTGGTAATTATTTATAAATTTTTTGTTGTCCCAATAGAACCCAATTTAGCTTATCCTTTGGGTGCACTTTTGGTGGCTTATGGAATCTTTCGTATTTTTCGTGCTATTAAAAAAATTAGAGAAAGCCGTTATGAAGAATAG
- a CDS encoding ExbD/TolR family protein: MAKIKPKRHGVVTDMTAMCDVAFLLLTFFILTTQFKKPDVEQIKPPSSISEKLLPDASLMTINVTPEGKFYFTPVDNGSERVQLLEKMGAKYGMTFDDKEKVAFAKVQTVGVPMNQLKGYLKLSDDQMKTFKADKGVPLDSVNKQVIDWVEQSLAVNPSYKLAIKGDVTTKYPKVKDLFEGLRDIDFLKFWLITSQEGK; encoded by the coding sequence ATGGCGAAAATTAAACCAAAAAGACATGGAGTAGTAACCGACATGACAGCAATGTGTGATGTTGCCTTCTTACTGCTTACATTCTTTATCTTGACCACTCAGTTCAAAAAACCTGATGTGGAGCAAATCAAACCGCCATCCTCAATATCAGAAAAATTGTTACCTGATGCAAGTCTTATGACCATCAACGTAACACCAGAAGGTAAATTCTATTTTACACCAGTAGATAACGGCTCAGAAAGAGTACAATTATTAGAAAAAATGGGTGCTAAATACGGAATGACTTTCGACGATAAAGAAAAGGTGGCATTTGCAAAAGTGCAAACAGTCGGTGTTCCGATGAATCAGCTGAAAGGTTATTTGAAACTGAGTGATGATCAAATGAAAACTTTTAAAGCAGATAAAGGAGTGCCTTTGGATAGCGTTAATAAGCAAGTTATCGATTGGGTAGAACAAAGTTTGGCTGTTAATCCTAGTTACAAGTTAGCTATCAAAGGAGACGTAACAACAAAATATCCAAAAGTTAAAGACTTATTTGAAGGCTTGAGAGATATAGATTTTCTTAAGTTTTGGTTAATAACATCTCAAGAAGGGAAATAA
- a CDS encoding MotA/TolQ/ExbB proton channel family protein, which produces MEMNVSNTDEQVIAKKKGGLNPAIILPILYLVALAIYLLVLGNPSNFAANPKVTGASVAFSEVESKELHPEGFMGIIYMGGPVVHVLILFMLTVVVFSIERFLVLGKAAGNGNLDNFVMKVRSLLNQNKIDEAMEECDRQKGSVGNVVKEGLTTYKALAKDNTLNKEQKMIALNKSIEEATTLEMPMLEKNMNILSTLGTVATLIALLGTVIGMIKAFHALGSGGGTPDAAALSIGISEALINTALGIGTSAIAIIFYNFFTSKIDGLTYKIDEISMSIQQSFAEYN; this is translated from the coding sequence ATGGAAATGAATGTTTCGAACACAGATGAGCAAGTGATTGCTAAAAAAAAGGGAGGCCTTAATCCGGCTATAATTTTACCAATTCTTTACTTAGTTGCTTTAGCTATTTATTTATTAGTACTAGGTAATCCGTCTAACTTTGCTGCTAACCCAAAAGTAACGGGTGCATCAGTAGCTTTTTCGGAGGTAGAATCTAAAGAATTACACCCAGAAGGATTTATGGGTATTATCTACATGGGTGGTCCAGTAGTACACGTTCTTATCCTTTTCATGCTTACAGTAGTTGTGTTCTCGATCGAGCGTTTCTTAGTATTAGGGAAAGCTGCAGGTAATGGTAACTTAGATAACTTTGTAATGAAAGTTAGAAGCTTACTTAACCAAAACAAGATTGATGAGGCTATGGAAGAGTGTGACAGACAAAAAGGTTCTGTTGGTAATGTTGTTAAAGAAGGTCTTACGACTTACAAAGCTTTAGCAAAAGACAACACGCTTAACAAAGAGCAAAAAATGATCGCTCTTAACAAGTCAATCGAGGAGGCTACAACTCTTGAAATGCCAATGTTAGAAAAAAACATGAACATTCTTTCTACATTAGGTACAGTTGCAACTCTTATTGCACTTTTAGGTACGGTAATCGGGATGATTAAGGCGTTCCACGCTTTAGGTTCTGGGGGGGGTACACCTGATGCTGCTGCGTTATCAATCGGTATTTCTGAAGCACTTATTAATACGGCTTTAGGTATTGGTACTTCAGCTATCGCGATTATTTTCTACAACTTCTTTACTTCTAAAATTGATGGTTTAACTTATAAGATTGACGAAATCTCTATGAGTATCCAACAATCTTTCGCTGAGTATAACTAA
- a CDS encoding PstS family phosphate ABC transporter substrate-binding protein, producing the protein MKNSFLIVFSFFIIFSCNKSKSEPLDTPAQGTITMEADESFKSVVEALTERYMALNPSTKINVTYKKEDLGFLDLLDRNTRLVVMSRNLTKSEKEAYDKKIDLPWQPAKFAADALVFVVSKNNTSLKELSVDDIKQRISSDEKTLIFDGANSSNINFIAQEFNVKASALKYSVIKSNENIVKELDKYPEKIGVISLNTISRPYGEEAIRLREKINILPIVDKGVSYTPTVDNLQNMQYPFTRVLYFITNEGYYGLGNGFIRFACTQLGQIVVEKEGLQPYNIYRREVQMR; encoded by the coding sequence ATGAAGAATAGTTTTTTAATAGTTTTCAGTTTTTTTATTATTTTTTCTTGTAATAAATCAAAATCTGAACCTTTGGATACGCCCGCTCAAGGTACAATAACCATGGAGGCAGACGAGTCTTTCAAAAGTGTTGTTGAAGCACTAACAGAACGTTACATGGCGCTGAATCCGAGTACAAAGATTAATGTTACTTATAAAAAAGAAGATTTAGGCTTTCTGGATTTATTAGATCGAAATACAAGGCTTGTTGTAATGTCTCGTAATTTGACTAAATCAGAAAAAGAAGCTTATGATAAGAAGATTGATTTACCTTGGCAACCAGCGAAATTCGCGGCTGATGCATTGGTCTTTGTGGTTTCTAAAAATAATACATCACTAAAAGAGCTTTCTGTTGATGATATTAAACAACGAATTTCATCTGATGAAAAAACTTTAATTTTTGACGGTGCCAATTCTAGTAATATTAATTTTATTGCTCAAGAATTTAATGTTAAAGCATCAGCTTTGAAATATTCTGTTATTAAAAGCAATGAAAATATTGTTAAAGAATTAGACAAATATCCAGAGAAAATAGGGGTAATTAGTCTTAATACAATTTCCAGACCTTATGGTGAAGAAGCTATTAGACTCCGAGAAAAGATTAATATTTTGCCTATAGTTGATAAAGGAGTGTCTTATACGCCTACTGTTGACAATTTACAAAATATGCAATATCCTTTTACTAGGGTTTTATACTTTATTACAAACGAAGGTTATTATGGCTTGGGTAATGGTTTCATAAGATTTGCATGTACGCAGTTGGGACAGATTGTTGTTGAGAAAGAAGGTTTGCAACCTTATAACATTTATCGCCGCGAAGTTCAGATGCGTTAA
- a CDS encoding ExbD/TolR family protein: protein MAEVQVQEKGGKGGKVRSKKQNTRVDMTPMVDLGFLLITFFMFTTTFSKPNVMDLGLPAKPKDKNQTPPDTEIKLSNSISIIIGKDNRVFYHQQDQAGLNDETLKETTYDREGITKIIEQAKAGAADQNMFTVIIKPTDDAVYKNFVDILDEMAITKNERYGVTDIKPWEVAIYKKKVGEQ from the coding sequence ATGGCAGAAGTACAAGTACAAGAAAAAGGCGGAAAAGGCGGTAAGGTACGCTCCAAAAAGCAGAATACCAGAGTCGATATGACGCCGATGGTGGACTTAGGGTTTCTATTGATTACCTTCTTCATGTTTACCACAACATTCAGTAAGCCTAATGTGATGGATCTTGGTCTTCCGGCAAAACCGAAAGATAAAAACCAGACACCACCGGATACTGAGATTAAATTGAGCAATTCGATCTCAATTATTATTGGGAAAGATAATAGAGTTTTCTATCATCAACAAGATCAAGCAGGTCTTAACGACGAGACTTTGAAAGAGACAACTTATGATAGAGAAGGGATTACTAAGATAATAGAGCAAGCAAAAGCTGGTGCGGCAGATCAAAATATGTTTACAGTGATCATTAAGCCAACAGATGATGCAGTATATAAAAACTTTGTAGATATTCTTGACGAAATGGCAATTACTAAAAACGAAAGATATGGGGTTACCGATATCAAACCTTGGGAAGTTGCTATTTATAAAAAGAAAGTAGGAGAACAATAA
- a CDS encoding DUF3810 domain-containing protein codes for MNRLNNKSFLNKRNIIWASLWLAQILTFYLLSLSEVTVQYFVRFYEWQKAFHQSLFSKITTSVGDILYILLIVGLVYKLYLIIKKKSQSSVIQLLISLNILYFVYQIFWGMMYFQPPIMQVDTKKEIPIEKLKSLSIKYLKLCIQDREVLQENKNGVFELKNFEQSKTDIIAAQSKIPSEFNQKQITNFVNLKPSIYSHIMSYTGILGYYNPFSGEAQYDANLPDSYKGFTLSHEAAHQLGYAREQEASFIGFLTCQYSDKAELRYSANLYALKNILINIQQVDPNWVKTILEQYSQKMRRDRNNELAFRNQHDSILSSIFSWTNNLFLKSNRQEGSVTYNYFIYLLLNYET; via the coding sequence ATGAATCGATTGAATAATAAATCATTTTTAAATAAACGAAATATAATTTGGGCAAGCCTTTGGCTTGCCCAAATTCTTACATTCTATCTTCTTTCTTTATCAGAAGTCACTGTTCAGTATTTCGTACGATTTTACGAATGGCAAAAAGCCTTTCATCAATCTTTATTTAGTAAGATCACCACTTCCGTTGGCGATATTCTGTACATACTCTTGATTGTTGGATTAGTTTACAAGTTGTATTTAATAATAAAAAAGAAAAGTCAATCATCAGTAATTCAACTATTAATAAGCCTCAACATTTTATACTTTGTTTATCAAATATTCTGGGGTATGATGTACTTTCAGCCACCTATTATGCAAGTTGATACTAAAAAAGAAATTCCGATTGAAAAATTAAAATCTTTATCAATAAAATATCTTAAACTCTGCATTCAGGATCGCGAAGTCCTTCAGGAGAATAAAAATGGTGTTTTTGAACTTAAAAATTTTGAACAATCTAAAACCGACATTATCGCAGCGCAATCCAAAATCCCTTCAGAATTCAATCAAAAACAAATTACAAACTTTGTCAATCTAAAACCGAGCATTTATAGTCACATTATGAGTTATACTGGAATTTTGGGCTATTACAATCCGTTTTCTGGAGAAGCGCAGTATGATGCCAATCTACCCGACAGCTACAAAGGTTTTACACTTTCTCACGAAGCTGCTCATCAACTAGGATATGCGCGAGAACAAGAAGCTAGTTTTATCGGATTTTTAACTTGTCAATATTCTGATAAAGCGGAGTTGCGGTATTCTGCCAATCTATACGCATTAAAAAATATATTAATAAATATTCAACAAGTTGATCCCAATTGGGTTAAAACTATTTTAGAACAATATTCGCAGAAAATGCGGCGAGATCGTAATAATGAGTTGGCTTTCAGAAATCAGCACGACAGTATTTTAAGCAGTATTTTTAGTTGGACGAATAATTTATTTTTAAAATCGAATCGGCAAGAAGGAAGCGTCACCTATAACTATTTCATTTATTTGCTACTCAATTATGAGACATAA
- a CDS encoding tetratricopeptide repeat protein, translated as MNYSKKIVLTAAVGFFSQFAFAQSVQEGVVYVDSHKYAKARQNFNDLITKDPSANNYFYLGNTYLTQFEPNFDKAKEYFDLGLTKDSKSYLNKVGLASIKIGKGDKSGENDLRQIVKDSREKDAEVLYRAAEALTIYEKTNNPDLAIEFLNKAIERSQKAGVPANYYYTLGDAYRLKSTNDPKLAGNALSAYENALPVAKNKASVYTRIATLWMAAQQWQKAKDNLDKAIAIDPSYAPAYKAMAGFNMKYQRNAEATQSLVKYSQYADEDPSTQLEIAKLYFINDDYANAKTTLDKVFDKVDDPIKYKLRAYIQYGSGEYASAKENLDKFVSSVDKARVLPADQGLYGLIAAGIAKDEKDEAKKAELEAMVQSKIAIAKAAKDDTMKWDEELAKIKGGFSAAAADQGPTNPQIEALKQKVAATPDDTTSLAHLAQAYQEAKNWNGAVLTWHKLTSLLPDWAPAYNSLAYAYQQGGNTDLALGAYQKYIDLTSKNPADIEANKESLSYAYFAIAYFNRDSDKVKAKEYADRAVVLNPTYQDAVNLVKYLSN; from the coding sequence ATGAATTATTCTAAGAAAATTGTTTTGACAGCTGCTGTTGGATTTTTCTCGCAGTTTGCGTTTGCACAATCAGTACAAGAAGGTGTGGTGTATGTAGACAGTCATAAATATGCAAAAGCAAGACAAAACTTTAATGATCTAATTACGAAAGATCCCTCTGCTAATAATTATTTTTATTTAGGAAATACTTACTTAACTCAATTCGAGCCAAATTTTGATAAAGCCAAAGAATATTTCGATTTAGGTTTAACTAAAGATTCTAAAAGCTATTTAAACAAAGTAGGTTTGGCGTCTATCAAAATAGGGAAAGGTGACAAGTCTGGTGAAAATGATCTTCGTCAAATTGTAAAAGATTCTAGAGAAAAAGATGCTGAAGTTTTGTACCGTGCAGCAGAAGCTTTAACAATTTATGAAAAAACAAATAATCCTGATTTAGCAATTGAGTTCCTTAATAAAGCTATTGAAAGATCTCAAAAAGCAGGCGTACCAGCTAACTATTATTATACGCTAGGTGACGCGTATAGACTAAAATCAACCAATGATCCTAAATTAGCAGGAAATGCACTTTCTGCCTACGAAAATGCATTGCCAGTAGCTAAGAACAAAGCTTCGGTGTATACAAGAATTGCGACATTGTGGATGGCGGCTCAACAATGGCAAAAAGCAAAAGACAATTTGGATAAAGCGATTGCAATTGATCCTTCATACGCACCAGCTTACAAAGCGATGGCAGGATTTAACATGAAGTATCAAAGAAATGCAGAAGCTACTCAAAGTTTGGTTAAATATTCTCAGTATGCAGATGAAGACCCTTCTACACAGTTAGAAATTGCAAAATTATATTTCATCAATGATGATTATGCTAATGCTAAAACGACTTTAGATAAAGTATTTGATAAAGTTGATGATCCTATTAAGTATAAACTTCGCGCTTATATACAATATGGTTCTGGAGAATATGCTTCAGCTAAGGAGAATTTAGACAAATTTGTTAGTTCTGTTGATAAGGCAAGAGTTTTACCAGCGGATCAAGGCCTTTATGGTTTAATTGCTGCAGGTATAGCAAAAGACGAAAAAGACGAAGCTAAAAAAGCAGAATTGGAAGCGATGGTTCAATCAAAAATTGCTATCGCTAAAGCTGCGAAAGACGACACAATGAAGTGGGATGAAGAATTAGCAAAAATAAAAGGAGGTTTCAGCGCAGCAGCAGCTGACCAAGGTCCAACAAATCCACAGATTGAAGCACTTAAACAAAAAGTAGCTGCAACCCCAGATGATACAACATCTTTAGCGCATTTGGCACAAGCATACCAAGAAGCTAAAAACTGGAATGGTGCTGTGTTAACTTGGCATAAGCTAACTTCGTTGCTTCCAGATTGGGCACCCGCTTATAATTCATTAGCTTATGCTTATCAGCAAGGAGGTAATACCGATTTAGCTTTAGGCGCTTATCAAAAATATATTGATTTGACTTCTAAAAATCCTGCAGACATCGAGGCTAACAAAGAATCACTTTCTTACGCTTACTTTGCAATCGCTTATTTTAATAGAGATTCTGATAAGGTAAAAGCAAAAGAATATGCAGATAGAGCTGTGGTACTTAACCCAACTTATCAAGATGCTGTTAACTTAGTGAAATATTTAAGTAATTAA
- a CDS encoding MFS transporter has translation MNQNNEQTKWSQFTSLVIVFFFWGFVAASNDILIPVFKKWFVLSQLESQLVAWAFYAAYFVGSVIFFLMSLKTDLLQKFGYKKTLSVGLVISAIGAFLFFPAAATANFWFFLSALFIVGLGFSVQQIVANPLAIKMGSPNTGAHRLTMAGGINSLGTTIGPILVGIVLFGTGNKKEVIPSDLSKTETLVYEYNTLKTELENNILDLKKDTHVASKEKLETATKVNEQIAQLNSGLSALEANTTASEQQLDELSKQLDTTKKLSANTLYPKEFVKEKLDMVKIPFLVLGIAFILVAIFMLFSKIEDPAKEEEAQIDEAPEKFNIAKYPQLILGMIAIFLYVGVEVSIISNLPALLHTREFGSVLENNIAPFISLYWGSLMIGRWNGSINVFNTSKSINLILKFVVPFIAFGIIIFANNLSGKDVSSFYIYPIWILIFVLMSFIGGKNAGKTLMIFGLAGILMMICGLFYPDKNIAKYFLISGGLFCSIMWPAIFDLAIAGLGKNTGKASSFLIMMILGGGIVPLVQGAICDIDNSTSGENGIFGMTYTHFSYIIPALCFLYIAFYGYITPKILKKQNIVINESIE, from the coding sequence ATGAATCAAAATAACGAACAAACCAAGTGGTCGCAGTTTACGTCTTTGGTTATTGTATTTTTCTTTTGGGGATTTGTTGCAGCAAGTAACGATATTTTGATCCCGGTTTTTAAAAAATGGTTTGTCTTATCACAATTAGAATCGCAGTTGGTAGCTTGGGCATTCTATGCTGCCTATTTTGTAGGATCGGTGATATTTTTCTTAATGTCTCTCAAAACCGATCTTCTTCAAAAGTTTGGCTATAAAAAAACGCTTTCTGTAGGACTTGTGATTTCGGCAATTGGGGCATTTTTATTCTTCCCTGCCGCAGCTACAGCTAACTTTTGGTTTTTCTTATCGGCTTTATTTATTGTAGGTTTAGGCTTTTCGGTACAGCAAATTGTTGCCAATCCTTTAGCAATTAAAATGGGAAGTCCCAATACGGGCGCTCACCGTTTAACAATGGCTGGCGGTATTAACTCGCTCGGGACGACAATAGGCCCAATCTTGGTGGGCATTGTACTTTTCGGAACTGGAAATAAAAAAGAAGTAATCCCTAGCGATCTTAGCAAAACCGAAACTTTGGTTTATGAATACAACACTTTAAAAACCGAACTAGAAAACAATATTCTTGATTTAAAAAAAGATACGCATGTTGCCTCCAAAGAAAAACTAGAAACCGCAACTAAAGTCAATGAGCAAATCGCTCAACTTAACAGTGGACTTTCTGCATTAGAAGCAAACACTACAGCTTCTGAACAACAACTAGATGAACTTTCAAAACAACTAGACACCACAAAAAAACTATCTGCAAATACACTTTATCCAAAGGAGTTTGTAAAAGAAAAACTGGATATGGTTAAAATACCATTTTTAGTATTGGGCATTGCATTTATATTGGTTGCGATTTTCATGTTGTTTTCCAAAATTGAAGATCCCGCAAAAGAGGAAGAAGCCCAAATTGATGAAGCTCCAGAGAAATTTAACATTGCAAAATATCCACAACTTATTTTAGGAATGATTGCCATTTTCCTATATGTCGGCGTGGAAGTTTCCATTATTAGCAATCTTCCCGCTTTATTACATACGAGAGAATTCGGAAGTGTTTTAGAAAATAATATAGCGCCATTTATCTCTTTGTATTGGGGAAGTTTAATGATTGGACGTTGGAATGGAAGCATCAATGTTTTTAACACCTCAAAAAGCATCAATTTGATTTTAAAATTCGTTGTGCCATTCATTGCTTTTGGGATTATAATTTTCGCTAATAACTTGAGTGGAAAAGACGTAAGCTCTTTCTACATCTACCCTATTTGGATTTTAATTTTCGTATTGATGAGTTTTATTGGCGGAAAAAACGCGGGAAAAACTTTAATGATTTTTGGTCTTGCAGGAATTCTTATGATGATATGTGGTTTGTTTTACCCTGACAAAAATATCGCAAAATATTTCTTGATTTCGGGTGGTCTTTTCTGCTCCATCATGTGGCCTGCCATATTTGATTTGGCCATTGCTGGGCTGGGAAAAAATACAGGAAAAGCCTCATCTTTTCTTATCATGATGATTTTGGGTGGTGGTATTGTTCCATTGGTACAAGGTGCGATCTGCGATATCGATAACAGCACATCTGGCGAAAACGGAATTTTTGGAATGACTTATACACATTTTTCGTATATTATTCCGGCGCTGTGTTTTCTATACATCGCATTTTATGGTTACATAACCCCAAAAATTTTGAAAAAACAAAATATCGTAATTAATGAATCGATTGAATAA
- a CDS encoding energy transducer TonB: MSDNSNYNPDNLSLDEIVFQNRNKEYGAYELRTDYPKLLTKSFILGTVFFFLAVVTPFVYLKIQQMNAKEATEVDANLIEILPDQPVLEQPKEEEPPPPPPPKEEPEKIEIIQNVVPEPKREPKVETPPPPITKQLETTTGLINQEGVKKPDFTPPPPPPSTGKGVTIEAKPAVSTTEVYAEVDQSAEYPGGLASFRKYVGENIDSSNMEGEGQLTVKLRFIVERDGSVSDVKITQKSGNSDFDSEAVSVVKRQKKWKPAKLNGESVRSYFSIPITMQFQ, encoded by the coding sequence ATGTCAGACAATTCAAATTACAATCCAGATAATCTATCATTAGATGAGATTGTATTTCAGAATAGAAATAAGGAGTATGGTGCTTATGAATTAAGAACAGACTACCCGAAATTATTGACTAAGTCATTCATTTTAGGAACTGTTTTCTTCTTCCTTGCTGTTGTTACACCTTTTGTTTATCTGAAAATTCAACAGATGAACGCTAAAGAAGCCACTGAAGTTGATGCGAATCTTATTGAGATTTTGCCAGATCAACCAGTCTTAGAACAACCTAAAGAAGAGGAACCACCTCCACCACCTCCACCAAAAGAGGAGCCAGAGAAGATTGAAATCATTCAGAATGTTGTTCCTGAGCCTAAGAGAGAACCAAAAGTAGAAACGCCTCCACCGCCAATTACAAAACAGCTGGAGACAACTACAGGTCTTATTAATCAGGAAGGGGTTAAGAAGCCAGATTTCACACCGCCACCACCACCACCATCTACTGGTAAAGGTGTTACGATAGAGGCAAAACCAGCTGTTAGTACAACAGAAGTGTATGCCGAAGTAGACCAGTCAGCGGAATATCCTGGTGGTCTTGCGAGCTTCCGTAAATATGTTGGCGAGAATATTGATTCTTCTAACATGGAAGGTGAAGGACAATTAACTGTTAAGTTACGTTTTATCGTTGAAAGAGATGGTTCTGTTTCTGATGTTAAAATAACGCAAAAATCAGGAAATTCTGATTTTGATTCTGAAGCAGTAAGTGTTGTTAAGAGACAAAAGAAATGGAAACCAGCTAAGCTTAACGGCGAAAGTGTGAGATCTTATTTCTCTATTCCAATTACAATGCAATTTCAATAA
- the bshB1 gene encoding bacillithiol biosynthesis deacetylase BshB1, translated as MKVDILAIGAHPDDVELGCGGTLAKLIAEGKKVAIIDLTQGELGTRGTNETRAGEAANAAEILKVSARENLKMEDGFLNNSKEYQLRIVKMIRKYQPDILLANAIDDRHPDHAKAAKLASDACFLSGLRKIETEIDGQSQEVWRPRLVLHYIQWKNVTPDFVVDISDYLDTKIEACMAYKTQFYDPTSNEPMTPIATKDFLESLTYRAQDLGRLSGVAYAEGFTCEKLIAVKNFDNFI; from the coding sequence ATGAAAGTCGATATTCTTGCTATTGGTGCGCACCCGGACGATGTAGAGTTAGGTTGTGGAGGGACTTTAGCTAAGCTGATTGCAGAAGGCAAGAAAGTAGCCATAATAGATCTTACACAAGGTGAATTGGGGACGCGCGGGACTAATGAAACTAGAGCCGGTGAAGCTGCTAATGCTGCGGAAATTTTGAAAGTTTCTGCAAGAGAAAATCTTAAAATGGAAGATGGATTTCTTAATAATTCTAAAGAATATCAACTGCGAATTGTAAAAATGATAAGAAAATATCAACCAGATATTCTCTTAGCTAATGCTATCGATGATCGCCATCCAGATCATGCCAAAGCTGCAAAACTAGCTTCTGATGCCTGTTTTCTTTCGGGGTTAAGAAAGATAGAAACAGAAATTGATGGCCAATCTCAAGAAGTGTGGCGACCACGCTTGGTTTTGCACTATATCCAATGGAAAAATGTAACGCCAGACTTCGTTGTTGATATATCAGATTATCTCGATACGAAAATAGAAGCGTGTATGGCTTATAAAACACAATTTTATGATCCTACTTCTAACGAGCCGATGACTCCAATTGCCACAAAAGACTTTCTGGAGAGCCTAACTTATCGTGCCCAAGATTTAGGAAGATTGTCGGGAGTTGCTTATGCTGAGGGGTTTACGTGTGAAAAATTAATAGCCGTTAAAAATTTTGATAATTTTATTTGA
- a CDS encoding lysophospholipid acyltransferase family protein has translation MAALLNILWRVWMIIIGLVFTIIWGIPVYLLSYRKSHYKYAYKFIRLWAYSMYFGMGMRYKRINISKQKILKSQQYVFVSNHTSIMDIMLMLILVPDHPLCFVGKKELVKIPIFGTIYKRVCVMVDRSSARSRTDVYRRCAEKMQEGCSIVIFPEGGVPDDTHVLLDDFKDGAFILSTKHHFRIASFTFAGLKEMFPFNNKKGYPGSAKAYFNGIYEPGTSIPELKNTVYQDIKNILNKYYLINK, from the coding sequence GCGTGTTTGGATGATTATTATAGGATTGGTATTCACGATCATTTGGGGAATTCCTGTGTATCTATTATCCTACAGAAAAAGTCATTATAAATACGCTTATAAATTTATTAGGCTATGGGCATATTCCATGTATTTCGGGATGGGAATGCGGTACAAACGTATTAATATTTCAAAGCAGAAAATTTTGAAAAGCCAACAATATGTCTTTGTTTCCAACCATACCTCCATCATGGACATTATGCTAATGTTAATTCTCGTTCCGGATCACCCACTTTGTTTTGTAGGTAAAAAAGAATTGGTGAAAATTCCGATTTTTGGCACAATCTACAAACGTGTTTGTGTTATGGTGGACCGAAGCAGCGCCCGAAGTCGTACCGATGTCTATCGTCGTTGTGCAGAAAAAATGCAGGAAGGTTGCAGCATTGTTATCTTCCCAGAAGGCGGAGTACCAGATGACACCCATGTGCTTCTTGACGATTTCAAAGATGGCGCCTTTATTTTATCCACAAAACACCATTTCCGTATTGCATCCTTCACATTTGCTGGACTGAAAGAAATGTTTCCGTTTAATAATAAAAAAGGGTATCCAGGTTCTGCAAAAGCCTATTTCAACGGTATATACGAGCCAGGCACATCGATACCGGAATTAAAAAACACAGTATATCAAGACATTAAAAATATTCTAAACAAGTATTATCTTATTAATAAATAA